A section of the Nitrospirota bacterium genome encodes:
- a CDS encoding RidA family protein, translated as MSHKKIFSSDRAPKPKGPYSQAVIHNDLMYLSGQIPIDLETGLMVRGTIEDETHAVLQNMKVIVEDAGAEMKDVLKVTCYLADMDDFQRFNSVYREYFSDEPPARSTIQAGRLPMDVTVEIDAIVALPDKP; from the coding sequence ATGTCTCATAAGAAGATCTTTTCATCAGACAGGGCGCCGAAACCGAAAGGGCCGTATTCACAGGCGGTCATCCATAATGATTTGATGTATCTCTCAGGACAGATCCCGATAGACCTTGAAACAGGTTTGATGGTCAGGGGGACTATTGAGGATGAGACCCATGCGGTTCTCCAGAACATGAAAGTCATTGTGGAAGATGCCGGCGCAGAAATGAAGGATGTGCTGAAGGTCACATGCTATCTTGCAGATATGGATGACTTCCAGAGGTTTAATAGCGTATACAGAGAGTACTTTAGTGATGAGCCTCCGGCAAGGAGCACCATCCAGGCGGGCAGGCTTCCTATGGATGTAACTGTAGAGATAGACGCGATTGTCGCATTGCCGGATAAACCTTAG
- a CDS encoding NAD(P)/FAD-dependent oxidoreductase: MGIYFFHYSLPSGYFVVYTNYNERERGEALKNQSKHRVIVIGAGAAGLMAAGQAAIAGAETLLFESMRSPGRKLRISGKGRCNLTNTASQSEFISHFNRNGRFLRQAFSKFFSTELLAFFDELGIETVIERGGRVFPASGQAQDVVDALTRWAVGCGVKIINSSPVMRLIIEDGNLKGVEIAGVPQSDGKVSKNKVYLSDAVIIATGGISYPGTGSTGDGYRFAEAAGHKIIPLRPALVPLQTSGDIAQRMQGLSLKNVSVRAFINGKKAVEDFGEMLFTHFGLSGPMILSMSGRVVDAILNKEKVSLSIDLKPALDDEKLDARLLRDLNEHGKQKYKTMLKELLPAKMIPVCTDMTKISPDKACHQITADERKRLKLWLKDLRLEINGYRPVEEAIVTAGGVDIKEVDPRTMCSKLVKDLYFAGEVLDINADTGGYNLQAAFSTGWLAGRSAAG, encoded by the coding sequence ATGGGCATCTATTTTTTTCATTATTCTCTCCCATCAGGATATTTTGTAGTTTATACTAATTATAATGAACGTGAAAGAGGAGAAGCCTTGAAGAATCAATCCAAACACAGAGTGATAGTTATCGGCGCAGGCGCTGCCGGACTGATGGCTGCGGGACAGGCTGCAATTGCCGGTGCTGAGACGCTGCTTTTTGAGAGCATGAGAAGCCCCGGCAGAAAGCTGCGAATAAGCGGGAAGGGGCGCTGCAACCTGACGAATACCGCTTCACAGTCTGAGTTCATATCTCATTTCAACAGGAACGGCCGTTTTCTCCGGCAGGCTTTTTCAAAATTCTTCTCAACCGAGCTCTTGGCTTTCTTTGATGAGCTTGGTATTGAAACAGTGATAGAGCGCGGAGGACGTGTATTCCCTGCAAGCGGACAGGCGCAGGATGTTGTGGACGCGCTTACACGCTGGGCAGTCGGATGCGGGGTTAAGATAATCAACTCTTCACCTGTCATGAGACTAATTATTGAAGACGGAAATCTCAAAGGCGTGGAAATAGCCGGTGTGCCGCAATCTGACGGCAAGGTTTCAAAAAACAAAGTCTATCTTTCAGACGCGGTGATAATCGCAACAGGAGGCATATCATATCCGGGCACAGGTTCAACCGGAGACGGCTACAGGTTTGCGGAAGCAGCAGGGCATAAAATAATACCGCTTCGGCCTGCGCTTGTCCCTCTTCAGACATCAGGCGATATCGCTCAAAGGATGCAGGGACTTAGCCTTAAGAACGTTTCAGTGCGTGCCTTCATTAACGGAAAGAAGGCGGTTGAGGATTTCGGCGAGATGCTATTCACGCATTTCGGTCTTTCAGGCCCTATGATATTATCCATGAGCGGCAGAGTGGTGGATGCTATTCTTAATAAGGAGAAGGTCTCCTTATCAATTGACCTGAAGCCTGCGCTTGATGATGAGAAGCTGGATGCCCGCCTGCTGCGTGACCTTAATGAGCACGGGAAACAGAAATATAAGACGATGCTCAAAGAACTTCTGCCTGCTAAAATGATCCCTGTCTGTACTGATATGACAAAGATATCCCCTGACAAGGCGTGCCATCAGATAACGGCGGATGAACGCAAAAGGCTGAAGTTATGGCTGAAGGATCTCCGCCTTGAGATAAATGGCTATCGGCCTGTTGAAGAGGCTATTGTCACCGCGGGCGGTGTTGATATAAAAGAAGTTGACCCCCGGACGATGTGCTCGAAGCTGGTGAAGGATCTTTATTTTGCCGGCGAGGTCTTGGATATAAATGCAGATACAGGCGGCTATAATCTTCAGGCTGCGTTTTCAACAGGCTGGTTAGCAGGAAGGTCTGCGGCAGGGTAG
- the pdxA gene encoding 4-hydroxythreonine-4-phosphate dehydrogenase PdxA, with protein MNNIAITMGDQGGIGPEIIVKAISCGEISQNCNPLVIGSAKIIKEAVRLTNSSFEVVNISGPTDSSPSKGKIEVIDINSGEDFIKGFSSSEGGRAAVGSIKKAVELALKNEVSAIVTAPISKESLRMAGYKWPGHTELLAELTGTDDFAMMFVSEKLKIVLCTIHIPLRDVPDTINKDLVYRTIRHAVKAASILGIDKPVIGVAGLNPHAGESGLFGNEERDSIIPAIEDASADDMYVSGPYPPDVIFHKAYEGEFDLVVSMYHDQGLIPFKMLAFDTGVNVTLGLPFIRTSPDHGTAFDIAWQNKANPSSMIEAIKLASKIKLKGKN; from the coding sequence ATGAATAATATCGCCATAACAATGGGGGACCAGGGAGGTATCGGGCCTGAGATAATCGTAAAGGCGATCTCCTGCGGGGAGATAAGTCAAAACTGTAATCCTCTTGTAATAGGGTCGGCAAAGATAATCAAGGAAGCCGTGAGGCTTACGAATTCCTCTTTTGAGGTCGTAAATATTTCAGGCCCTACTGATTCATCTCCTTCCAAAGGGAAGATAGAGGTCATTGATATCAACTCCGGCGAGGACTTCATAAAGGGATTCTCTTCTTCAGAGGGAGGGCGGGCGGCTGTAGGATCCATAAAAAAGGCTGTTGAGCTTGCGCTTAAGAATGAAGTCTCTGCGATTGTTACCGCTCCGATATCCAAAGAATCCCTGAGGATGGCCGGTTATAAATGGCCGGGGCACACTGAGCTTCTGGCTGAACTTACGGGAACAGATGATTTTGCAATGATGTTCGTGTCGGAGAAGCTTAAGATCGTACTGTGCACAATTCATATTCCATTAAGGGATGTCCCTGATACGATAAACAAGGATCTGGTCTACAGAACCATCAGGCATGCTGTAAAGGCTGCCTCCATCCTCGGCATCGATAAACCTGTGATCGGCGTAGCAGGCCTGAACCCTCATGCAGGTGAATCAGGACTGTTTGGCAATGAGGAGAGAGACTCCATAATCCCTGCGATCGAAGACGCATCCGCGGATGATATGTATGTCTCAGGCCCGTACCCTCCTGATGTTATCTTTCACAAGGCTTATGAAGGCGAGTTTGATCTGGTTGTAAGCATGTATCATGACCAGGGATTAATACCTTTTAAGATGCTTGCGTTTGATACCGGTGTAAATGTTACATTAGGTCTGCCGTTCATCAGAACCTCGCCTGATCACGGGACGGCTTTTGATATAGCATGGCAGAATAAAGCAAACCCCTCGAGTATGATCGAGGCGATAAAACTTGCATCTAAAATAAAGTTAAAAGGCAAGAATTAA
- a CDS encoding cation transporter encodes MKKIDAHKENHGHGHGHNHAHGSHNHVHGVVDPSIFTTQRGIWAVKWSFAALSATALLQVFVSIMTGSVALLADTIHNIGDAATAIPLWFAFTLARRKPSKRFTYGYGRVEDLAGVAVVLTILFSAVVAGYQSIDRLFHPQKVEYLWAVAVASIIGFLGNEAVAIFRIKVGKEIGSIALIADGHHARVDGLTSLAVLFGAIGVWLGYPLADPIVGFLISAAILRIVWDSGKAVFTRMLDGVDPEIIDEIRHSVKHAPGVQDVTEARVRWIGHRLHAEVNVAVTPGITVEKGHDIAMEARHQLLHSLKYLSNVTIHIDTLNASGEGHHNISEHAHGNLPPHAH; translated from the coding sequence ATGAAAAAAATAGATGCCCATAAAGAAAATCATGGCCATGGCCACGGCCACAACCACGCACATGGCTCACACAATCATGTGCATGGTGTAGTTGACCCGTCTATCTTTACTACCCAGCGTGGTATATGGGCTGTAAAATGGTCGTTCGCTGCGTTATCCGCTACGGCATTATTACAGGTTTTTGTTTCCATAATGACGGGCAGCGTAGCTCTTCTTGCTGACACAATCCATAACATCGGCGACGCGGCAACTGCAATACCTCTTTGGTTTGCCTTTACGCTTGCAAGAAGAAAACCGTCAAAGCGGTTTACATACGGCTACGGACGCGTTGAAGACCTTGCCGGAGTTGCGGTTGTGCTGACCATCCTGTTCAGCGCTGTTGTCGCTGGTTATCAATCCATTGACCGCCTGTTCCATCCGCAAAAAGTGGAATATCTGTGGGCTGTAGCCGTCGCCTCAATTATTGGATTCCTCGGCAATGAGGCAGTTGCAATTTTCCGTATAAAGGTCGGCAAAGAGATCGGGAGCATCGCCCTTATCGCAGACGGCCATCACGCGCGTGTTGACGGTTTGACCAGCCTGGCTGTCCTCTTTGGCGCGATAGGAGTTTGGCTTGGTTATCCCCTTGCAGATCCGATTGTGGGGTTTTTAATCAGCGCGGCTATCCTCCGCATTGTATGGGATTCCGGAAAGGCTGTCTTCACACGAATGCTCGACGGAGTGGATCCGGAGATCATTGACGAGATCAGGCATTCTGTAAAACATGCGCCCGGAGTTCAGGACGTTACGGAAGCGCGCGTGAGATGGATAGGCCACAGGCTTCATGCTGAAGTAAATGTAGCGGTAACTCCCGGCATCACGGTTGAAAAGGGGCATGACATTGCAATGGAAGCGCGCCATCAGCTTTTGCATTCACTGAAATATTTATCTAATGTTACCATTCACATAGACACATTAAATGCTTCAGGAGAAGGCCATCATAATATTTCTGAACATGCCCACGGCAATCTGCCTCCGCATGCGCATTAG
- a CDS encoding MFS transporter — MKFSPFRLLCATGLFAIFSSTISKSPVLPLFAAHLGADPSKVGFVASISAFTGVLFSIPAGLLSDRLGKRKMLIFSSFIFSTAPFMYLFITRIWQLAMVRFFHGFATAIFIPVAMALVSELFHKERGEKMGWFSTATLVGRFMAPLIGGGIIGALAFNPAQSYKAVYIVCALAGAVTLLLSLFLPQTAEPQHRNQPWEDTLKIFRSVLSDKIILVTCMVEAAILFAYGTFETFLPLYAVSSGISPFELGIFLSAQVITLALSKPVMGRFSDRHGRKPQIFTGALIGAVCIGCFSLFRSFIPLLILSVAFGMSLSIVTSATSAYIADLSSREARGSAMGLLGSIMDIGHTTGPLLSGIIAMHFGYSKSFIGAAFVLGISAFLFYILLLTTHRKDACCQ, encoded by the coding sequence ATGAAGTTCAGTCCTTTCAGGCTTCTCTGCGCTACCGGACTCTTTGCGATCTTCAGTTCAACGATCTCCAAAAGCCCTGTGCTTCCCCTCTTTGCCGCACATCTTGGCGCAGACCCCTCTAAGGTTGGTTTTGTCGCATCTATATCGGCATTTACCGGAGTGCTATTCAGTATTCCTGCCGGGCTTCTTTCTGACAGGCTCGGCAAGCGGAAGATGCTGATATTCTCTTCTTTTATTTTTTCAACTGCCCCGTTCATGTACCTTTTCATAACCCGGATATGGCAGCTTGCGATGGTGCGGTTTTTTCACGGCTTTGCCACTGCTATTTTTATACCTGTCGCTATGGCGCTTGTCTCGGAGCTATTTCACAAAGAGCGGGGCGAAAAAATGGGCTGGTTTTCGACTGCAACGCTTGTCGGCAGGTTCATGGCGCCTCTTATCGGCGGAGGCATTATCGGAGCATTGGCCTTCAATCCGGCACAAAGTTACAAAGCCGTCTATATCGTGTGCGCTCTTGCGGGAGCAGTCACCCTTCTCCTTTCACTCTTCCTTCCGCAGACGGCGGAACCTCAGCACCGGAACCAACCGTGGGAAGATACGTTAAAAATATTCAGATCTGTTCTGTCCGACAAGATAATACTTGTCACGTGCATGGTAGAGGCTGCAATACTATTTGCATACGGGACGTTTGAGACATTTCTCCCGCTTTATGCTGTCAGCTCAGGCATCAGCCCCTTTGAGTTAGGGATATTTCTTTCGGCGCAGGTTATTACACTTGCTTTGTCAAAACCGGTTATGGGCAGGTTCTCGGACAGGCACGGCAGAAAGCCGCAGATATTTACAGGTGCGTTGATCGGGGCTGTCTGTATCGGTTGCTTTTCGCTGTTCAGATCATTTATCCCTTTACTCATTTTGAGCGTAGCTTTCGGCATGAGCCTTTCGATAGTCACATCGGCCACATCAGCATATATAGCCGACTTGAGCAGCAGGGAGGCAAGGGGTTCGGCAATGGGGCTGCTCGGCTCGATCATGGACATCGGGCATACGACAGGCCCTTTGCTTTCCGGGATTATTGCGATGCATTTCGGATATTCAAAGTCTTTTATTGGAGCAGCATTTGTTCTTGGCATCTCTGCTTTTTTATTTTATATTTTGCTTTTAACCACTCATAGGAAAGATGCATGCTGTCAATAA
- the ald gene encoding alanine dehydrogenase: MIIGVPKEIKEEEHRVAITPSGVSGLKNSGHHILIERSAGEGSGFSDIEYEKAGAVMAGKPELFNDADLILKVKEPLASEYDLFRQGQALFTYLHLAPNPGLIDFLLSSKITGLAYETLEADGGLPLLKPMSEIAGKMAPVMAANFLQKVHGGEGVLMSSVEGAQSAKVLILGAGNVGMSALKVAYGMGAEITIINKSSAKLDEIKKIFGGRVRTLLSTDENIRAEVMEADVVIGAVLVTGAKAPKLISKELVSKMKKGSVIVDVAVDQGGCAETTRPTTHTDPVYTIDGVIHYAVANMPGAYPRTSTQALTSKTIEYVKLLADMGIERAITEDAALKSALNTYQGRIIHESVIGKK; this comes from the coding sequence ATGATAATAGGCGTTCCAAAAGAGATAAAGGAAGAAGAGCACAGGGTGGCGATAACACCCTCAGGCGTCAGCGGGCTGAAAAATAGCGGGCATCATATACTCATCGAGAGGTCTGCCGGAGAGGGCAGCGGTTTCTCTGATATTGAATATGAGAAGGCTGGGGCTGTGATGGCCGGCAAGCCGGAACTCTTTAATGATGCGGACCTTATCCTGAAGGTAAAGGAACCTCTGGCTTCGGAATATGACCTCTTTCGCCAAGGGCAGGCTCTCTTTACATACCTTCATCTCGCCCCGAACCCCGGCCTGATAGATTTTCTCCTGAGCAGCAAGATAACCGGATTGGCATATGAAACGCTCGAGGCTGACGGCGGATTGCCCTTGTTAAAACCTATGAGTGAGATAGCAGGCAAGATGGCGCCTGTCATGGCTGCCAACTTTCTGCAGAAGGTACACGGCGGAGAGGGCGTTCTTATGTCGAGTGTCGAAGGCGCGCAGTCTGCAAAGGTGCTTATACTTGGCGCAGGCAATGTTGGCATGAGCGCGCTAAAGGTCGCATACGGCATGGGCGCGGAGATTACGATTATCAATAAAAGCTCTGCTAAACTTGATGAGATCAAAAAAATATTTGGGGGCAGGGTAAGAACACTTCTTTCTACTGACGAAAATATAAGAGCCGAAGTCATGGAAGCTGACGTAGTTATCGGCGCTGTCCTTGTCACAGGAGCAAAGGCGCCTAAATTGATATCAAAAGAACTTGTTTCAAAAATGAAGAAGGGTTCTGTCATTGTAGATGTGGCGGTTGATCAGGGCGGTTGCGCTGAGACGACAAGGCCCACAACTCATACCGATCCGGTTTATACTATTGACGGGGTCATACATTATGCCGTTGCCAACATGCCGGGCGCGTATCCGAGGACATCCACTCAGGCGCTCACAAGCAAGACGATCGAATATGTGAAGCTGCTTGCGGACATGGGGATAGAGAGAGCCATTACAGAGGATGCAGCATTAAAGAGCGCGTTAAATACTTATCAGGGGAGAATTATACATGAGTCTGTCATCGGCAAGAAATAA
- a CDS encoding HDIG domain-containing protein has translation MGYTISNADIEMLRDAGVSEDDIKHCRKVAAKALELAERTGAKMDMELVGRGALFHDLGKAKTHEMEHGKIGAELGKQLGLSQAITDIMEKHIRGGLTASEAVELGLPVKDYTLNRLEERIVIYADRLVDIITDGIIMINDELEAETKFENILKTIPKYGKNEITLERYLGYHSEIQRLMKK, from the coding sequence ATGGGGTACACGATCAGTAACGCTGACATTGAGATGTTGAGAGATGCCGGTGTTTCCGAAGACGATATTAAACACTGTAGAAAGGTTGCTGCAAAAGCGCTGGAGCTTGCAGAGCGTACAGGCGCAAAGATGGACATGGAGTTGGTCGGAAGAGGCGCGTTGTTTCATGACCTTGGTAAGGCAAAGACCCATGAAATGGAGCATGGCAAGATAGGCGCTGAACTTGGAAAACAATTGGGACTTTCGCAGGCGATTACGGACATAATGGAAAAGCATATCCGTGGCGGGCTGACAGCATCCGAGGCTGTAGAACTCGGGTTGCCGGTTAAGGACTATACACTGAACAGGCTTGAAGAGCGGATAGTTATCTATGCTGACAGGCTCGTTGATATCATCACCGACGGTATCATAATGATAAATGATGAACTGGAGGCAGAAACCAAATTTGAAAATATACTTAAAACTATACCCAAATATGGCAAGAATGAGATAACGCTGGAAAGATATTTAGGTTATCACAGTGAGATACAGAGACTAATGAAAAAATGA
- the epsI gene encoding EpsI family protein, whose protein sequence is MMNKNAKILIAAVLLSAAAVYSFAVPKQAEYKGSRFIPGLVMPDAFAGWKGVDLSEKFRINLQGAGYEFISEALAYRYTDKEKKDLLFMIINARDFHYPNGCFRSSGYKVKEMDDTELNASCRMINANTFFAEHRSKGEKTLIIYWISIDKKVVTNWAEQKMKQLFFSLFDKKNTGLLVRLDIPIAGDDIEQGLALARKLVNDLSGALTPEQADYIFGKN, encoded by the coding sequence ATGATGAATAAGAATGCGAAGATCCTTATAGCGGCAGTTCTGTTATCAGCAGCAGCTGTCTACAGCTTTGCCGTGCCTAAGCAGGCCGAATACAAAGGCTCAAGATTTATCCCAGGCCTTGTAATGCCGGATGCATTTGCAGGCTGGAAAGGAGTTGATCTGTCTGAGAAGTTCAGGATAAACCTGCAGGGTGCGGGATATGAATTTATAAGTGAGGCTCTTGCATACAGGTATACTGACAAGGAGAAAAAGGATCTTCTTTTTATGATCATTAATGCAAGGGACTTTCACTATCCTAACGGATGTTTCAGAAGTTCCGGCTACAAGGTCAAAGAAATGGATGATACCGAATTAAATGCCTCATGCCGAATGATCAACGCAAACACTTTTTTTGCAGAGCACCGCAGCAAAGGAGAGAAGACCCTGATCATTTACTGGATCTCAATAGACAAGAAGGTTGTAACCAACTGGGCGGAGCAGAAGATGAAGCAGCTTTTCTTCTCTCTCTTTGATAAGAAGAACACAGGGCTGCTTGTCCGTCTTGATATCCCGATAGCCGGAGATGATATTGAGCAGGGACTTGCCCTTGCCCGTAAACTTGTCAATGACCTGAGCGGCGCGCTCACTCCTGAGCAGGCTGATTATATTTTCGGAAAGAATTAA
- a CDS encoding DMT family protein, which translates to MNIAITKTIIFLVISNAFMTFAWYAHLRNLSDRTWIIAALASWGIAFFEYMFQVPANRIGYTVMSLPQLKIMQEVITLAVFVPFSLIYMRQALSWNYLWASLCMAGAIFFIFRGQGS; encoded by the coding sequence ATGAATATCGCAATAACAAAAACCATAATCTTCCTTGTAATATCAAACGCATTCATGACGTTTGCCTGGTACGCGCATCTCAGGAATCTCAGCGACAGAACATGGATCATTGCCGCGCTTGCAAGCTGGGGCATCGCTTTTTTTGAATACATGTTCCAGGTCCCTGCCAACCGGATCGGCTACACAGTGATGTCCCTGCCGCAGTTGAAGATCATGCAGGAGGTCATCACCCTTGCTGTCTTCGTCCCTTTCTCACTGATCTACATGAGGCAGGCATTGTCATGGAATTATCTATGGGCATCTCTCTGCATGGCAGGCGCGATATTCTTCATCTTTAGAGGGCAGGGAAGTTAG
- the xrt gene encoding exosortase, which translates to MINSLIWILAAVLYAPVFHNLYFGKTNWALEDYSHIYFILPISLYLAWQKREALNKLLQEEKESAAGIFVSFFLLLVGVMIFIFGWRRGYDLIFIFSLVPVLFGLTGYLYGSKIAKALSFPILYLLFLVPPPAGILDSITLPMRYGVSFAVEGILGFFNYPIKREGLLLSIGYKDLYMASACSGFRSLIAMLSLSFVYIYLIRAGLFKKIILAAIITPLALTGNLIRVITLCLITFYFGEEAGRGFFHIFSGVIIFMITILGLIYVEMMLNRCKPEKADDE; encoded by the coding sequence ATGATTAACTCTTTAATTTGGATTTTAGCAGCCGTCCTGTATGCCCCTGTATTTCATAACCTGTATTTTGGCAAGACCAACTGGGCGTTAGAGGATTACTCCCATATCTATTTCATTCTTCCAATATCCCTTTATCTTGCCTGGCAAAAACGAGAAGCCCTTAACAAACTGCTTCAAGAAGAGAAAGAGAGCGCTGCCGGAATATTCGTAAGTTTTTTTCTGCTTCTTGTCGGGGTAATGATTTTTATCTTCGGGTGGCGAAGGGGCTATGACCTCATCTTCATCTTCTCGCTTGTTCCTGTTCTATTCGGTTTGACAGGTTATCTTTACGGAAGCAAGATTGCCAAAGCTTTATCATTTCCCATATTGTACCTCCTGTTTCTCGTACCGCCGCCCGCTGGCATCCTTGACAGCATCACGCTTCCCATGAGATACGGAGTATCATTTGCTGTTGAAGGTATTCTGGGCTTCTTCAATTATCCGATAAAAAGGGAAGGGCTGCTACTTTCGATCGGGTATAAGGATTTGTATATGGCTTCTGCATGCAGCGGTTTCCGCTCTCTCATCGCCATGCTCTCTCTTTCATTTGTCTATATATATTTAATAAGGGCGGGGTTATTCAAGAAAATAATACTTGCCGCGATAATTACTCCTCTCGCGCTGACCGGCAACCTTATCCGTGTCATCACACTTTGCCTTATAACCTTTTATTTCGGTGAAGAAGCAGGCCGGGGCTTTTTTCATATTTTCAGCGGTGTCATTATATTCATGATCACTATATTAGGGCTCATATATGTTGAGATGATGCTCAACAGGTGTAAGCCTGAAAAGGCTGATGATGAATAA
- a CDS encoding MFS transporter: MKRFLTPFVTLCTVGLFARFSYSLARSPVLPLFALYLGAGPESIGFIVGISTVTGIFFKLPSGALSDIIGRKRTMLIGLVFFAVVPFAYLFVHGQGALMAIRFIHGFATAIYGPVSMSVVADYAGAKKGEMLSWFSSITMKGTLMGAPVGGFILHGLSKSKEVTIGEFHTAFILSGIAGILSLILALLLFRHGKDEQVQKSGLRESLSRLKSGIKEVASDKRILITSNMEGLQNMTLGAMEAFLPIYAVTVAGLNEFQAGLLWGIQVVVTSLSKPLMGMISDRYGRKPLISIGMVLCAVSFGMIPLMTGFYNLLITATLFGFGEAFVTSSSAALIADVCKEKHFGTAMGVFGSIFDIGHASGPILAGLLLAHHGYLFTFGVMATALLLAVPIFIITVKVDK, translated from the coding sequence ATGAAAAGATTCCTGACGCCATTTGTCACCCTATGCACAGTGGGTTTGTTTGCGAGGTTCTCCTATTCGCTTGCAAGAAGCCCGGTGCTTCCGCTTTTTGCTCTTTATTTGGGAGCCGGGCCTGAGTCCATAGGGTTCATTGTAGGCATCTCGACGGTAACGGGGATATTTTTCAAGCTCCCATCCGGCGCGCTCTCGGATATTATCGGGCGGAAAAGGACGATGCTTATCGGGCTTGTGTTTTTCGCTGTGGTTCCCTTTGCCTATTTGTTTGTTCACGGGCAGGGCGCTCTCATGGCAATACGATTTATACATGGGTTCGCCACTGCTATTTACGGCCCTGTTTCCATGTCTGTTGTCGCCGATTACGCCGGAGCGAAAAAGGGCGAGATGCTGTCGTGGTTCTCATCCATCACGATGAAGGGAACCCTTATGGGCGCGCCTGTCGGCGGATTTATACTGCACGGGCTGTCGAAGAGCAAAGAGGTTACTATTGGAGAATTTCATACGGCATTCATCCTCAGCGGGATAGCCGGTATACTCTCGCTCATTCTCGCGCTACTGCTGTTCAGGCACGGCAAGGATGAGCAGGTGCAGAAATCAGGTTTAAGGGAATCCCTGAGCCGGCTCAAGTCAGGGATTAAAGAGGTAGCCAGCGACAAGAGGATTCTGATTACCTCAAACATGGAGGGGCTTCAGAATATGACGCTTGGGGCTATGGAGGCATTCCTGCCGATCTACGCGGTGACGGTCGCGGGACTCAATGAATTTCAGGCAGGGCTTCTCTGGGGGATTCAGGTCGTTGTGACATCACTCTCCAAGCCTCTTATGGGAATGATATCCGACAGGTATGGCAGAAAGCCCCTAATCTCGATCGGGATGGTTTTGTGCGCCGTATCCTTTGGCATGATACCACTGATGACCGGATTTTATAACCTGCTTATCACCGCGACGCTGTTCGGGTTTGGCGAGGCATTTGTCACATCTTCCTCGGCTGCATTAATAGCGGATGTGTGCAAGGAGAAACACTTTGGCACGGCTATGGGCGTGTTCGGCTCGATATTCGATATCGGCCATGCGTCGGGTCCGATACTTGCGGGCCTTCTTCTGGCGCACCATGGTTATCTCTTCACATTCGGCGTTATGGCAACTGCGCTTTTACTTGCAGTGCCGATATTTATTATTACGGTAAAGGTCGATAAATAA
- a CDS encoding XTP/dITP diphosphatase, whose translation MDFVLATKNRKKIREMKNILNRADPDSRIYTLDDFPEYGDVVEDGDTFEANALKKAEFIAAKTGMAAIADDSGLEVDALGGAPGVYSARYAGEPADDTANNRKLLDELKDIPDEKRGARFVCCIALAHNGEVHTFTGYIKGRLGRENRGHNGFGYDPLFFPEGHDRTFAEMADDEKNVISHRALALRELQNYLEEKTAKKRKDK comes from the coding sequence ATGGATTTTGTCTTAGCCACAAAAAACAGGAAGAAGATCCGTGAGATGAAGAATATCCTGAACCGGGCGGATCCGGATTCGCGGATATATACGCTTGATGATTTCCCCGAGTATGGAGATGTAGTTGAAGACGGCGACACATTTGAGGCGAATGCTCTGAAAAAAGCGGAGTTCATAGCCGCAAAAACAGGGATGGCTGCCATAGCCGATGATTCAGGGCTTGAGGTTGACGCGCTCGGCGGCGCGCCGGGTGTTTATTCAGCACGCTACGCAGGGGAGCCGGCGGATGACACAGCCAATAACAGAAAGCTTCTTGATGAGCTTAAAGATATTCCCGACGAAAAGCGCGGCGCCAGGTTTGTCTGCTGTATCGCACTTGCTCACAATGGAGAGGTTCATACATTCACCGGATACATCAAAGGCAGGCTCGGCAGAGAGAATAGGGGTCACAATGGTTTCGGATATGATCCTCTCTTCTTTCCTGAAGGCCATGACCGGACATTCGCAGAGATGGCTGATGATGAAAAGAATGTTATCAGCCACAGGGCGCTGGCGCTCAGGGAACTCCAGAATTATCTGGAAGAGAAAACAGCAAAAAAACGAAAAGATAAATAA